Proteins from a single region of Catharus ustulatus isolate bCatUst1 chromosome 22, bCatUst1.pri.v2, whole genome shotgun sequence:
- the FLOT2 gene encoding flotillin-2 isoform X2 — MGNCHTVGPNEALVVSGGCCGSDEKQYVYGGWAWAWWCITDTQRVSLEVLTILCRCENVETSEGVPLYVTGVAQVKIMTEKELLAVACEQFLGKNVQDVKNVVLQTLEGHLRSILGTLTVEQIYQDRDQFAKLVREVAAPDVGRMGIEILSFTIKDVYDKVDYLSSLGKTQIAAVQRDADIGVAEAERDAGIREAECKKEMLDVKFMADTKIADSKRAFELQKAAFTEEVNIKTAEAQLAYELQSAREQQKIRQEEIEIEVVERKKQIEVEEKEVARMEKELMATVRQPAEAEAYRIQQIAEGEKVKQILLAQAEAEKIRKIGEAEAFVIEAVGMAEAEGLKLKAEALQKYGEAAQLALVLDALPEIAAKVSAPLSKVEEIVILNGEKGSTMSDVNRFLAEVPASVRAITGVDLTKLPLLQKVTRACAPEAKE; from the exons agTGTCTTTGGAGGTTTTGACCATCCTCTGTCGCTGCGAGAATGTTGAGACGTCGGAGGGGGTCCCACTGTACGTAACAGGGGTTGCACAG GTGAAGATAATGACCGAGAaggagctcctggctgtggcCTGTGAGCAGTTCTTGGGGAAGAACGTGCAGGATGTGAAGAACGTGGTCCTGCAGACGCTGGAGGGACACCTGCGCTCCATCCTGG GTACCCTGACAGTGGAGCAGATCTACCAGGACAGGGACCAGTTTGCCAAGCTGGTGCGGGAGGTGGCAGCTCCCGACGTGGGTCGCATGGGGATCGAGATCCTGAGTTTCACCATCAAG GATGTCTATGATAAAGTGGATTACCTGAGCTCCCTGGGGAAGACTCAGATTGCAGCTGTGCAAAGGGATGCAGACATTGGAGTGGCAGAAGCCGAGCGGGATGCTGGCATTCGG GAGGCAGAGTGCAAGAAAGAAATGCTGGATGTCAAGTTCATGGCAGATACCAAAATAGCAGATTCCAAACGGGCTTTTGAGTTGCAGAAAGCTGCCTTCACTGAGGAGGTCAACATTAAG ACTGCAGAAGCCCAGCTGGCCTACGAGCTCCAGAGCGCCCGGGAGCAGCAGAAGATCCGTCAGGAGGAGATTGAAATCGAGGTGGTGGAGCGCAAGAAGCAGATTGaggtggaggagaaggaggtggcCCGGATGGAGAAGGAGCTGATGGCCACCGTGAGGCAGCCGGCCGAGGCCGAGGCCTATCGCATCCAGCAGATCGCCGAGGGCGAGAA GGTGAAGCAAATCCTCCTTGCTCAGGCAGAGGCAGAAAAGATCCGCAAGATTGGAGAGGCTGAGGCTTTTGTGATTGAGGCCGTTGGAATGGCAGAGGCTGAGGGGTTGAAGCTGAAAGCAGAAGCGCTCCAGAAGTATGGAGAAGCTGCCCAGCTGGCTTTAGTGCTGGATGCACTGCCTGAG ATTGCTGCCAAAGTGTCTGCTCCCCTCTCCAAAGTGGAGGAGATCGTTATTCTCAATGGAGAGAAAGGCAGCACCATGTCAGATGTGAACCGTTTCCTGGCTGAGGTCCCCGCCTCCGTGCGTGCCATCACTGGTGTGGATCTCACAAAG cttcctctgTTGCAGAAAGTCACCAGAGCCTGTGCTCCAGAGGCCAAGGAATGA
- the FLOT2 gene encoding flotillin-2 isoform X1 → MGNCHTVGPNEALVVSGGCCGSDEKQYVYGGWAWAWWCITDTQRISLEIMTLQPRCEDVETAEGVAITVTGVAQVKIMTEKELLAVACEQFLGKNVQDVKNVVLQTLEGHLRSILGTLTVEQIYQDRDQFAKLVREVAAPDVGRMGIEILSFTIKDVYDKVDYLSSLGKTQIAAVQRDADIGVAEAERDAGIREAECKKEMLDVKFMADTKIADSKRAFELQKAAFTEEVNIKTAEAQLAYELQSAREQQKIRQEEIEIEVVERKKQIEVEEKEVARMEKELMATVRQPAEAEAYRIQQIAEGEKVKQILLAQAEAEKIRKIGEAEAFVIEAVGMAEAEGLKLKAEALQKYGEAAQLALVLDALPEIAAKVSAPLSKVEEIVILNGEKGSTMSDVNRFLAEVPASVRAITGVDLTKLPLLQKVTRACAPEAKE, encoded by the exons GATTTCCCTAGAGATAATGACGTTACAGCCCAGGTGTGAGGACGTAGAGACGGCGGAGGGGGTAGCTATAACTGTCACAGGTGTGGCACAG GTGAAGATAATGACCGAGAaggagctcctggctgtggcCTGTGAGCAGTTCTTGGGGAAGAACGTGCAGGATGTGAAGAACGTGGTCCTGCAGACGCTGGAGGGACACCTGCGCTCCATCCTGG GTACCCTGACAGTGGAGCAGATCTACCAGGACAGGGACCAGTTTGCCAAGCTGGTGCGGGAGGTGGCAGCTCCCGACGTGGGTCGCATGGGGATCGAGATCCTGAGTTTCACCATCAAG GATGTCTATGATAAAGTGGATTACCTGAGCTCCCTGGGGAAGACTCAGATTGCAGCTGTGCAAAGGGATGCAGACATTGGAGTGGCAGAAGCCGAGCGGGATGCTGGCATTCGG GAGGCAGAGTGCAAGAAAGAAATGCTGGATGTCAAGTTCATGGCAGATACCAAAATAGCAGATTCCAAACGGGCTTTTGAGTTGCAGAAAGCTGCCTTCACTGAGGAGGTCAACATTAAG ACTGCAGAAGCCCAGCTGGCCTACGAGCTCCAGAGCGCCCGGGAGCAGCAGAAGATCCGTCAGGAGGAGATTGAAATCGAGGTGGTGGAGCGCAAGAAGCAGATTGaggtggaggagaaggaggtggcCCGGATGGAGAAGGAGCTGATGGCCACCGTGAGGCAGCCGGCCGAGGCCGAGGCCTATCGCATCCAGCAGATCGCCGAGGGCGAGAA GGTGAAGCAAATCCTCCTTGCTCAGGCAGAGGCAGAAAAGATCCGCAAGATTGGAGAGGCTGAGGCTTTTGTGATTGAGGCCGTTGGAATGGCAGAGGCTGAGGGGTTGAAGCTGAAAGCAGAAGCGCTCCAGAAGTATGGAGAAGCTGCCCAGCTGGCTTTAGTGCTGGATGCACTGCCTGAG ATTGCTGCCAAAGTGTCTGCTCCCCTCTCCAAAGTGGAGGAGATCGTTATTCTCAATGGAGAGAAAGGCAGCACCATGTCAGATGTGAACCGTTTCCTGGCTGAGGTCCCCGCCTCCGTGCGTGCCATCACTGGTGTGGATCTCACAAAG cttcctctgTTGCAGAAAGTCACCAGAGCCTGTGCTCCAGAGGCCAAGGAATGA
- the FLOT2 gene encoding flotillin-2 isoform X3, with product MTLQPRCEDVETAEGVAITVTGVAQVKIMTEKELLAVACEQFLGKNVQDVKNVVLQTLEGHLRSILGTLTVEQIYQDRDQFAKLVREVAAPDVGRMGIEILSFTIKDVYDKVDYLSSLGKTQIAAVQRDADIGVAEAERDAGIREAECKKEMLDVKFMADTKIADSKRAFELQKAAFTEEVNIKTAEAQLAYELQSAREQQKIRQEEIEIEVVERKKQIEVEEKEVARMEKELMATVRQPAEAEAYRIQQIAEGEKVKQILLAQAEAEKIRKIGEAEAFVIEAVGMAEAEGLKLKAEALQKYGEAAQLALVLDALPEIAAKVSAPLSKVEEIVILNGEKGSTMSDVNRFLAEVPASVRAITGVDLTKLPLLQKVTRACAPEAKE from the exons ATGACGTTACAGCCCAGGTGTGAGGACGTAGAGACGGCGGAGGGGGTAGCTATAACTGTCACAGGTGTGGCACAG GTGAAGATAATGACCGAGAaggagctcctggctgtggcCTGTGAGCAGTTCTTGGGGAAGAACGTGCAGGATGTGAAGAACGTGGTCCTGCAGACGCTGGAGGGACACCTGCGCTCCATCCTGG GTACCCTGACAGTGGAGCAGATCTACCAGGACAGGGACCAGTTTGCCAAGCTGGTGCGGGAGGTGGCAGCTCCCGACGTGGGTCGCATGGGGATCGAGATCCTGAGTTTCACCATCAAG GATGTCTATGATAAAGTGGATTACCTGAGCTCCCTGGGGAAGACTCAGATTGCAGCTGTGCAAAGGGATGCAGACATTGGAGTGGCAGAAGCCGAGCGGGATGCTGGCATTCGG GAGGCAGAGTGCAAGAAAGAAATGCTGGATGTCAAGTTCATGGCAGATACCAAAATAGCAGATTCCAAACGGGCTTTTGAGTTGCAGAAAGCTGCCTTCACTGAGGAGGTCAACATTAAG ACTGCAGAAGCCCAGCTGGCCTACGAGCTCCAGAGCGCCCGGGAGCAGCAGAAGATCCGTCAGGAGGAGATTGAAATCGAGGTGGTGGAGCGCAAGAAGCAGATTGaggtggaggagaaggaggtggcCCGGATGGAGAAGGAGCTGATGGCCACCGTGAGGCAGCCGGCCGAGGCCGAGGCCTATCGCATCCAGCAGATCGCCGAGGGCGAGAA GGTGAAGCAAATCCTCCTTGCTCAGGCAGAGGCAGAAAAGATCCGCAAGATTGGAGAGGCTGAGGCTTTTGTGATTGAGGCCGTTGGAATGGCAGAGGCTGAGGGGTTGAAGCTGAAAGCAGAAGCGCTCCAGAAGTATGGAGAAGCTGCCCAGCTGGCTTTAGTGCTGGATGCACTGCCTGAG ATTGCTGCCAAAGTGTCTGCTCCCCTCTCCAAAGTGGAGGAGATCGTTATTCTCAATGGAGAGAAAGGCAGCACCATGTCAGATGTGAACCGTTTCCTGGCTGAGGTCCCCGCCTCCGTGCGTGCCATCACTGGTGTGGATCTCACAAAG cttcctctgTTGCAGAAAGTCACCAGAGCCTGTGCTCCAGAGGCCAAGGAATGA